In Candidatus Poribacteria bacterium, one genomic interval encodes:
- a CDS encoding sugar phosphate isomerase/epimerase: protein MFKLGVITDGISRDFEYALDTMVETGLEYVELQYLWEKQVGDLTDADVERVKGLIDARNLKVSCISHHNLSALPVDTAIVAPAYREHITTLQRCIDVAQALGTNLVRIFSFRKEMVLFGAEPVISEGAWATLMNRLEEPLQIADAAGITLVMETAISGNVTSAFLARKLIDELDVPHLKVLWDPCSSLYCTEVPYPDGYEVIREHIVHIHLKDGVVNLPAATFDFCAMRQGQMDPYYNDIVDALKRDGYEGTISLESVYTPVGGTREDGFRESLPVFMELMGR, encoded by the coding sequence ATGTTCAAATTGGGAGTTATCACGGATGGAATCAGTCGGGATTTTGAATATGCGTTGGACACTATGGTAGAGACCGGCTTGGAATACGTTGAGTTACAGTATCTTTGGGAGAAACAGGTTGGAGATTTAACGGATGCGGATGTGGAACGCGTTAAAGGGTTAATCGACGCTCGGAATTTAAAAGTATCGTGTATCTCACACCATAATTTGTCGGCACTCCCTGTTGATACGGCGATAGTTGCACCTGCCTATCGTGAACATATTACGACGTTACAACGGTGTATTGATGTTGCGCAAGCACTCGGTACAAACCTCGTGCGGATTTTCAGTTTCCGGAAAGAGATGGTGCTTTTCGGTGCGGAACCGGTTATCTCCGAAGGCGCATGGGCGACGCTCATGAACCGATTGGAAGAACCGTTGCAAATCGCTGACGCGGCGGGTATCACGCTTGTGATGGAGACGGCAATCTCTGGGAACGTGACGTCGGCATTCCTTGCGAGAAAGTTAATTGACGAATTGGACGTGCCGCATCTGAAAGTACTATGGGATCCATGCAGTTCGCTCTATTGTACAGAGGTCCCGTATCCAGATGGCTATGAAGTCATTCGTGAGCATATTGTGCATATTCATCTCAAAGACGGCGTTGTCAATCTACCAGCGGCGACATTTGATTTCTGCGCGATGCGCCAAGGGCAGATGGATCCTTACTATAACGACATTGTGGACGCTTTGAAACGGGACGGCTACGAAGGCACAATCTCTTTAGAGAGTGTCTATACGCCGGTGGGTGGGACGCGCGAAGATGGATTCAGAGAATCGCTGCCGGTTTTTATGGAACTTATGGGACGATAA
- a CDS encoding transposase, whose product METQPFESAEAWRTQDTHAPPLQGDPKEVTLVKKASGWYAHISCDIGDTPKVEPTDAIAVDVGSTHYLTTSEGEKEDNPRWHRQAEGLLRKHSKDLCRKKLGSHRRKKQQHKLALHHERTTNRRKDFIGKLVYKLYHHLKNNVLVTEKLGISNMVKNKHLSKSISDASWGTFFKWCGDIAERDGFHFHQVDPKNTSQTCSCCGQRAPKKLSLSVRTFNCQSCGASLDRDYNAAINILFKAAAAFRGERWVTSLYETRNKNEARDTGLQGAIQLTLFDATTSPSL is encoded by the coding sequence ATGGAAACACAACCGTTTGAAAGTGCCGAAGCTTGGCGAACTCAAGATACACATGCACCGCCCCTTCAAGGCGACCCAAAAGAAGTTACGCTCGTCAAGAAAGCCTCGGGTTGGTATGCACATATCAGTTGCGATATTGGTGATACACCGAAAGTTGAACCGACTGACGCAATAGCCGTTGACGTAGGCAGTACACATTATTTGACAACCTCTGAAGGCGAAAAAGAGGACAACCCGCGCTGGCATCGTCAAGCAGAGGGGTTACTCCGAAAACACTCTAAAGACCTCTGTCGTAAAAAGTTAGGTAGCCACCGAAGAAAGAAACAACAACACAAACTCGCATTACACCATGAACGAACAACAAATAGACGCAAAGACTTTATCGGGAAACTCGTCTATAAACTCTACCACCATCTGAAAAACAACGTCTTGGTCACAGAGAAATTAGGCATATCTAACATGGTAAAGAACAAACACCTCAGTAAGAGTATCAGCGATGCGTCTTGGGGGACCTTCTTTAAGTGGTGTGGAGACATAGCCGAAAGAGACGGTTTCCATTTCCACCAAGTCGATCCCAAGAATACCTCGCAAACATGCTCCTGTTGCGGTCAGAGAGCACCGAAAAAGTTATCCTTATCGGTGAGAACCTTTAACTGTCAGTCTTGTGGCGCGTCTTTAGACCGAGACTACAATGCTGCGATAAACATACTTTTCAAGGCTGCTGCAGCCTTTCGTGGAGAGCGGTGGGTTACCTCCCTCTATGAAACGAGAAACAAGAACGAAGCACGAGATACGGGTTTGCAAGGAGCAATACAACTCACGTTGTTTGACGCGACTACAAGCCCAAGTCTTTAG
- a CDS encoding aldo/keto reductase encodes MRQRKLGNTGLTVSEIGMGTWELGGREWGDISETDAVDLLRYAFESGVTYYDTADQYGGGRAEQLLGEAFSALGNRVVIATKLGYELDSDGWISQGWEHPAFNVSPDYIRSAVEGSLTRLKRDVIDIYQFHGPPPASEWDDAFGTMEDLKTEGKIRFYGMGLGSEADALKAIAGTGISSLMLTYNILTQGMATPVMETAAEKGVAIVVRQPLSSGLLSGQLGPDTVFAENDYRKTWSREKFLADLERVKQVKSIIGDKARSLPQAALKFILAHPAVSCVVPGMMTPAQVDDGVATSGAAPLPATVLDQLQNN; translated from the coding sequence ATGCGCCAACGTAAATTAGGAAACACAGGACTAACCGTCTCTGAAATTGGCATGGGAACATGGGAACTCGGAGGACGTGAATGGGGAGACATCAGTGAAACAGACGCTGTTGATCTCCTCCGATATGCCTTTGAAAGCGGTGTCACCTACTACGATACGGCAGACCAATACGGTGGTGGACGCGCTGAACAGTTACTCGGTGAGGCTTTCTCAGCACTCGGCAATAGAGTCGTTATCGCCACGAAACTCGGCTATGAATTGGACTCTGATGGCTGGATTAGCCAAGGATGGGAACACCCAGCGTTTAATGTTTCACCTGATTATATCCGGTCAGCCGTTGAAGGAAGTCTCACGCGGTTGAAGAGAGATGTCATAGACATCTATCAATTCCATGGACCACCGCCGGCATCCGAGTGGGATGATGCGTTCGGCACAATGGAAGACCTCAAAACTGAAGGCAAAATCCGATTCTATGGGATGGGGCTCGGTAGTGAGGCAGACGCACTGAAAGCAATAGCAGGGACCGGTATCTCCTCGTTGATGCTCACCTACAACATCCTCACTCAAGGGATGGCGACACCAGTGATGGAAACCGCCGCTGAAAAAGGAGTCGCCATTGTCGTCCGGCAACCGCTGTCGTCCGGACTGCTCTCTGGACAACTCGGACCGGACACTGTGTTTGCAGAAAACGATTATCGGAAAACCTGGTCTCGCGAGAAATTCCTCGCTGACCTGGAACGGGTGAAACAGGTGAAGTCGATCATCGGCGATAAGGCGCGAAGCCTCCCACAAGCCGCCCTCAAATTCATCTTAGCACATCCGGCAGTCTCCTGCGTCGTGCCAGGGATGATGACACCGGCACAAGTTGACGATGGTGTAGCCACTTCAGGGGCAGCCCCTCTGCCGGCCACAGTCTTAGACCAATTACAAAACAATTAA
- a CDS encoding NAD(P)-dependent oxidoreductase: MAKVGLIGVGNMGAGMSRNILKAGHELTVYDVRPEAMETLVAEGAHAAASPRELGAAADTVFIMVLNVEQVKASLLGEDGLLTGLAPGSTVICTATIGRSQVIEVAELVTAKGVNIVDAPVSGGAPGAAAGTLTMMVAVQTETFEASKPVLAAVGKDIYHVGEEIGMGQTVKSALAVLIGTTYAGIFEALTLAVKAGVAPETLRDVVSTSVVGNFLFTDTTENILSRNFKGQSNIGTMYKDLSLAKNMANDCGVPLFAASAAFELFQAGKAVNPDEDNWTIIKVLENIAGVEIKRTE, encoded by the coding sequence ATGGCAAAAGTTGGACTCATCGGTGTTGGGAACATGGGGGCGGGCATGTCAAGAAACATCTTGAAAGCCGGACACGAATTGACGGTGTATGATGTCCGTCCTGAAGCGATGGAAACGTTGGTAGCAGAGGGCGCGCATGCTGCTGCATCGCCGCGAGAACTCGGTGCCGCTGCAGATACGGTTTTTATTATGGTGCTGAATGTTGAACAGGTTAAAGCATCGCTCTTGGGTGAAGACGGACTGCTGACCGGGCTTGCCCCCGGCTCTACAGTCATCTGTACAGCGACTATCGGGCGTTCACAGGTGATAGAGGTCGCCGAACTCGTGACAGCAAAAGGGGTTAACATCGTTGATGCCCCTGTAAGTGGTGGTGCTCCGGGGGCAGCTGCAGGAACGCTTACAATGATGGTAGCGGTACAAACCGAGACATTTGAGGCATCGAAACCGGTGCTCGCAGCAGTCGGCAAGGACATCTATCACGTTGGCGAGGAGATCGGTATGGGTCAAACTGTCAAGTCTGCTCTTGCAGTGCTGATAGGCACGACTTATGCGGGTATCTTTGAGGCTTTGACGCTTGCGGTAAAGGCAGGTGTGGCACCGGAAACGCTCCGCGATGTTGTCAGCACAAGTGTTGTTGGGAATTTCCTCTTCACGGATACAACGGAGAACATTTTATCACGTAACTTCAAGGGACAGAGCAATATCGGTACAATGTATAAAGACCTGAGTTTGGCAAAAAATATGGCAAACGATTGTGGTGTGCCACTCTTTGCAGCGAGTGCCGCTTTTGAACTGTTTCAAGCAGGGAAAGCAGTAAACCCCGATGAGGATAACTGGACGATTATCAAAGTATTGGAAAATATCGCCGGTGTTGAGATTAAGAGAACAGAATAA
- a CDS encoding MTH1187 family thiamine-binding protein produces the protein MKVIADLCVVPMGVGVSVSKYVTACEKVLKAAGLETKLHAYGTNIEGDWDVVFAAIRRCHEVVHEMGAPRITTTLKFGTRIDKKQTMEDKVTSVRKHLESHR, from the coding sequence ATGAAGGTTATTGCGGATCTTTGCGTCGTCCCGATGGGTGTCGGCGTTTCGGTCTCAAAATATGTCACTGCGTGTGAGAAGGTGCTAAAAGCAGCAGGTTTGGAAACGAAATTGCACGCCTACGGCACGAATATCGAGGGCGATTGGGATGTTGTATTCGCAGCAATCCGGCGGTGCCATGAGGTCGTCCATGAGATGGGCGCACCCCGAATCACAACAACACTCAAGTTCGGCACCCGAATTGATAAAAAACAAACGATGGAAGACAAGGTTACCAGCGTCCGAAAACACTTAGAATCACATAGGTAG
- a CDS encoding Gfo/Idh/MocA family oxidoreductase: MADTIKGAVLGYGAAFNMGKAHANMMQNTDGIECVAVCDIDPERTDAAKKDFPGIRTYNSVEALNADDGVDLIANVLPHSLHCEPTVASLKAGKHVVVEKPMCVTIAEATEMITTAKENDVMLSVHHNRRWDADFWTLRELVQSGIIGKVFSVEMWGGGYGRPNPDWWRSVKAISGGQFYDWGAHYLDWLLNVLEAPMINVTGFYQPNLVWDDITNEDHVQAIIRFAGGKVVADGASANIQMSNIAKIGGERWKLLGSHGAITSAGGEFKVLSEVKGHPKEQEVSHHGRPGPSYYQNIVAHLNDGTPLLVTPESARRVIAIMDLAEKSAKTHQAETVPYEFE, encoded by the coding sequence ATGGCAGATACCATCAAAGGTGCCGTACTTGGATATGGCGCAGCATTTAATATGGGCAAAGCCCACGCAAATATGATGCAGAACACCGACGGCATTGAATGCGTCGCTGTCTGCGACATAGATCCAGAACGAACAGATGCCGCAAAAAAGGATTTCCCCGGCATTCGCACCTATAATTCAGTTGAAGCACTCAACGCCGACGACGGTGTCGATCTTATCGCCAACGTTTTACCGCATAGCTTGCACTGCGAGCCAACGGTGGCAAGCCTCAAAGCAGGCAAGCATGTTGTCGTTGAAAAACCGATGTGCGTCACAATCGCAGAAGCCACAGAAATGATTACAACCGCCAAAGAGAATGACGTTATGTTGTCTGTTCATCACAACCGACGGTGGGATGCTGATTTCTGGACGCTTCGTGAACTCGTTCAATCCGGTATCATCGGTAAGGTCTTTAGCGTTGAGATGTGGGGCGGGGGTTACGGAAGACCCAATCCGGATTGGTGGCGCAGCGTCAAAGCCATCTCCGGCGGGCAATTTTATGATTGGGGCGCTCACTACCTCGACTGGCTACTCAATGTCCTTGAAGCACCGATGATTAACGTCACTGGCTTCTATCAACCGAACCTCGTCTGGGACGATATTACCAATGAGGACCACGTCCAAGCAATTATTCGCTTCGCTGGCGGAAAAGTAGTCGCGGATGGAGCATCGGCAAACATTCAAATGTCCAATATCGCCAAAATCGGTGGAGAGCGGTGGAAACTGCTCGGTTCACACGGCGCAATTACCTCTGCAGGCGGCGAATTTAAGGTCCTATCCGAAGTCAAAGGACACCCCAAAGAGCAAGAAGTCAGCCATCACGGTAGACCTGGACCGAGTTACTATCAGAATATCGTCGCTCATTTAAACGACGGCACGCCGTTACTCGTGACACCAGAATCCGCTCGCCGCGTCATTGCCATCATGGATTTAGCAGAAAAGTCCGCTAAGACACATCAGGCAGAGACAGTGCCTTACGAGTTTGAATAA